AGTTTCTCGTGACCGGACGCGGTGACGTCGAGGCCGGTCACCGAGCCTCCGGAGGACTCCACGGCGGTGGTGAGCTGCGAGACGGCGGTTCCGCTCGCGGGCACCTCCAGCCGGACCGTCATCGAGTAGGAGACGCTGGGCGCCGTTGCCATGGCCGACTTCCTCTGCTTTCACCGGGTGATGCTGGATGCCGTCCGATGGTCGCACCTACCGCGGAGTAGGCGTTAGCCGGGTGGTATTGCGAACTTTTTGTTCACAGCGAAAGAGGCTCACGTCACATCGGACGTGAGCCTCTCGCATGTTCAGTGACACCGACCCGCCATGCTCGCCTCGCGGCAAGTGGTCGCTCGTAGCGACGAAGGTTGGGCCCGGGGGCTTGGATCGGGCCGGTGCCACATCCAGGCTAACAAACAGTTCCCGTAAGGCCATTCCCGTACCGCGGATCAATCCCTGAGCAGTACCGCGGATCAATCCCTGAGCAGGTCGGGCACCCCGTTCGCGTCCGGTGCGTCCCGCTCCCCCGACACCACCGTGAGCTGCTGGGTCGCCCGGGTGAGGGCCACGTACAGCACCCGCAGACCGGCCGGGGACTCGTCCGCGATCTCCGCCGGGGAGACGACCACCGTCGCGTCGTACTCCAGGCCCTTCGCCTCCAGGCTGCCGAGGGCCACGACCCGGTCCCCGAGCCCGGCGACCCAGCGGGCCGCCTCCTCGCGACGGTTCATGGCCACGACGACACCGACGGTCCCGTCGACGAGGTCGAGGAGGCGGGCGGCCTCCGATCGGACCGTCTGGGCGAGAGACTCCCGTACGACCGAGAAGCGCGGCCGTACGCCCGTGGAGCGGACGGCCGACGGGGACTCGGAGCCCGGCATGGCCAGCGCCAGCACCTTCGCCGCGAGCTCGGCGATCTCGGCCGGGTTGCGGTAGTTCACGGTCAGCTGGAAGCGGCGGCGCGGACGGGTGCCGAGGGCCTCGTCGCGGGCCTGGGCCGCCTCGTCGGGGTCGGACCAGGACGACTGGGCGGGGTCGCCGACGACCGTCCAGGTGGCGTGCCGGCCCCTACGGCCGATCATGCGCCACTGCATCGGCGTGACGTCCTGGGCCTCGTCGACGATGACGTGCGCGTACTCGGTGCGCTCCTGGGCGAGCCGCTCGGCCCGCTCGCGCTGGGTCTCCTCGCGCACCGGCATCAGCTCCTCCAGGCCGGTGAGCTGGTCGAGCGGGTCCAGCTCGCGCTTGCGGCGAGGACGGGCCGGGGTGCCGAGGATGGACTGGAGCTCGTCGAGCATCGCGATGTCGTGCACGGTGTGGCCGTCGCGTCTCAGGGAGCGGGCCACCCTGCGCACCTCGCCCGGGTTCAGCACCCGCCGGGCCCAGCGCCCGAGCCGCCGCTCGTCGGCCATGGCGTCGAGTACGGCCTTCGGGGTCAGCTCCGGCCACCAGGCGTCCAGGAACTCGCCGAAGCTGTCCTCGGAGCTGACGTCCTCGTCGAAGGAGGAACGCAGCTCGGCGGCCAGCTCCGGGTCGGTGTGCCGGCCGGCGCTGCCGGACTGCGCCCACAGGGCGTCCAGGAGCAGCTTGCGGGCGCGGGGGCGGAGCAGGTTGACGGGCGCGGTGCCGCCGAGAGCGCTCTGGCGGATGCGGTTGAGCTCCTCGGCCTCCAGCTCCAGGCGGCGGCCGAAGGCGACGACCCGCAGCCGGGCCGGCGAATCGTTCAGCTCCAGGGCGCCGCGGGCGGCCTTCCGCAGCACCTTGAGCATGCGGTACGAGCCCTTGGCGCGGGCCGTGGCCGGGGAGTCGTACAGCGTGGCCTCGGCGCCGGCCGTGTCGCCGGCGAGTGAGCCGATCGCGCGGATGGCGACCTGGCCCTCCTCGCCGAGGGAGGGCAGCACGCCCTCGGTGTACGCCACGAGCAGCGGGGTCGGGGAGACGATCAGGATGCCGCCCGCGTACCGGCGCCGGTCCTGGTACAGCAGATACGCCGCCCGGTGCAGGGCGACGGCCGTCTTGCCCGTGCCCGGGCCGCCCTCGACGTAGGTCACGGAGGCGGCGGGGGCGCGGATCACCAGGTCCTGCTCGGCCTGGATGGAGGCGACGATGTCCCGCATGGTGTGGGTGCGGGCCTGGCCGAGGGCGGCCATCAGGGCGCCGTCGCCGATGACGGGCAGTTCCCGGCCGCCGATGAAGGCCTTCAGCTCGGGGCGCATCAGGTCGTCCTCGACGCCGAGCACGCGGCGCCCCTTGGAACGGATCACGCGTCGGCGCACGACCCGGCCCGGGTCGACCGGGGTGGACCGGTAGAAGGGGGCGGCGGCGGGCGCCCGCCAGTCGATCACCAGCGGGGCGTAGTCCTCGTCGAGGACACCGATGCGGCCGATGTGCAGGGTCTCGGCGATGTCGGCGGTGTTGTCGTCCCGCACGGCGCCTTCGGCGGGCTCCACGGCGGTGTAGGCGCCGTCGGGTCCCTTCTTGCCGTCCTTTCCGGGCAGGAGGTCGATCCGGCCGAAGAGGAAGTCCTCGAACTCGTTGTTCAGGCGGTTGAGGTGCACGCCCGCCCGGAAGACCTGGGCGTCCCGCTCGGCGAGCGCGCCGGGCGTGCCGACCTGGCCGCGCTTGGCCGCGTCGTTCATGAGGAACTCGGCCTCGTGGATCTTCTCCTCGAGGCGCCGGTACACCCGGTCCAGGTGTTCCTGTTCGATGCTGATCTCCCGGTCCCGAACCGAATCCGGTGCGGAGTCCTGAACCGAGTCGACCGCGATTTCCTGCTGAGCCTGAGCGGCCACCGGGCCCCCTTCTGACGTGCTGGGCAGCCGTCAACCGTACGCGAAGGGGGGCCCGGGAAGCTATGCGTCCGCTCTCAGTGATTTACGCGTCGACCTCGACGAGCTTCTTGCCGTCGAAGGTCATGACCTCGTAGTGGTCGATCTCGTTCGGGGTCTGGGCCGCTCCGCCGCCGATGTAGAGCGGGTTCCTGGACTTCTCGGTCTTGCCGTCGGGAAGGCCGTAGCCCCATGCCGGGACGGACCAGGAGGAGACCGTCTCGCGCTCGCCGTTCTTGCCGACGGCGATCAGGGAGCACTTGAGCGGGCCCTTGACACCCTTGAGCTCGAGGACCGCCTCGGTGCCCCAGTCCTTCTTCTCCGTGGCGACGGTCGCACTGACGCCCGTAGAGGGGTCCGTGCCCGTCGCCTTGTCGCCCATGCCGTCGAACAGGGTCTTGGCGGCGCTCGGCGCGGGGGCCGCCGAGGTGCCGCCCGAGTCCCCGCCGGTCGCTCCCACGGCGACGATCGGGCCGCCGATGATCAGCGCGGCCGCGGCCGCGACCATGTAGAAGCCCTTGCGGCGCTTCTGCGCGCGGCGGTCGGCGACCTCGTCGACGAGCTTGTTCACCAGGCGCGGGCTGGGCTTCGAGGACAGCGACTCGCCGATGGCGGGTGTGCCGGAGCCCGGCAGGTCCGCGAGGGCGGCCAGCATCGGTTCCATCCCGGCGAGCTCGTCGAGCTGCTGGGCGCACCATTCGCAGGTGGCGAGATGGGCCTCGAAAGCGGTTGCCTCGGCATCGTCGAGGATCCCGAGGGCGTAGGCGCCGACGGTTTCGTGCTCGTTCGGGCCCGGAGATCCCATCATGGGGCCAGACATACCCGAACCACCTGTTCCGAAGCCCCCGTAAACACTCATCACGCCGTCACCCCCCGCTCCTCCAGTGCCAGCTTCATCGACCGCAGGGCATAGAAGACCCGGGAGCGGACGGTGCCGCTGGGTATGCCCAGGGTCTCTGCCGCCTCGTTGACGGTACGCCCCTTGAAGTACGTCTCTACGAGCACCTCCCGGTGGGCCGGGGTCAGGTCGTCGAGCGCGTCGGACAACGTCATCAGCCACAGCGCCTTGTCGATCTCGTCCTCCGCGGGGATGACCTCCAGCGGCGACGGATCAACCTCCTGCGGCCGGGCCTGCCGGCTGCGGTGGCCGTCGATGACGATGCGACGGGCGACCGTCACCAGCCAGGGGCGTACCGATCCGGTCGCACGATTGAGCTGACCGGCGTTCTTCCAGGCTCGGATGAGTGTCTCCTGGACGACGTCCTCCGCGCGTTGCCGGTCTCCGGCGACCAGCCGCAGGACATACGCAAGGAGAGGTCCGGCGTGTTCTCT
The nucleotide sequence above comes from Streptomyces sp. NL15-2K. Encoded proteins:
- a CDS encoding sigma-70 family RNA polymerase sigma factor, yielding MSQPSEPDEELMRALYREHAGPLLAYVLRLVAGDRQRAEDVVQETLIRAWKNAGQLNRATGSVRPWLVTVARRIVIDGHRSRQARPQEVDPSPLEVIPAEDEIDKALWLMTLSDALDDLTPAHREVLVETYFKGRTVNEAAETLGIPSGTVRSRVFYALRSMKLALEERGVTA
- a CDS encoding zf-HC2 domain-containing protein — encoded protein: MMGSPGPNEHETVGAYALGILDDAEATAFEAHLATCEWCAQQLDELAGMEPMLAALADLPGSGTPAIGESLSSKPSPRLVNKLVDEVADRRAQKRRKGFYMVAAAAALIIGGPIVAVGATGGDSGGTSAAPAPSAAKTLFDGMGDKATGTDPSTGVSATVATEKKDWGTEAVLELKGVKGPLKCSLIAVGKNGERETVSSWSVPAWGYGLPDGKTEKSRNPLYIGGGAAQTPNEIDHYEVMTFDGKKLVEVDA
- a CDS encoding UvrD-helicase domain-containing protein → MAAQAQQEIAVDSVQDSAPDSVRDREISIEQEHLDRVYRRLEEKIHEAEFLMNDAAKRGQVGTPGALAERDAQVFRAGVHLNRLNNEFEDFLFGRIDLLPGKDGKKGPDGAYTAVEPAEGAVRDDNTADIAETLHIGRIGVLDEDYAPLVIDWRAPAAAPFYRSTPVDPGRVVRRRVIRSKGRRVLGVEDDLMRPELKAFIGGRELPVIGDGALMAALGQARTHTMRDIVASIQAEQDLVIRAPAASVTYVEGGPGTGKTAVALHRAAYLLYQDRRRYAGGILIVSPTPLLVAYTEGVLPSLGEEGQVAIRAIGSLAGDTAGAEATLYDSPATARAKGSYRMLKVLRKAARGALELNDSPARLRVVAFGRRLELEAEELNRIRQSALGGTAPVNLLRPRARKLLLDALWAQSGSAGRHTDPELAAELRSSFDEDVSSEDSFGEFLDAWWPELTPKAVLDAMADERRLGRWARRVLNPGEVRRVARSLRRDGHTVHDIAMLDELQSILGTPARPRRKRELDPLDQLTGLEELMPVREETQRERAERLAQERTEYAHVIVDEAQDVTPMQWRMIGRRGRHATWTVVGDPAQSSWSDPDEAAQARDEALGTRPRRRFQLTVNYRNPAEIAELAAKVLALAMPGSESPSAVRSTGVRPRFSVVRESLAQTVRSEAARLLDLVDGTVGVVVAMNRREEAARWVAGLGDRVVALGSLEAKGLEYDATVVVSPAEIADESPAGLRVLYVALTRATQQLTVVSGERDAPDANGVPDLLRD